A window of the Cystobacter fuscus genome harbors these coding sequences:
- a CDS encoding DUF4832 domain-containing protein encodes MSLPPPRALALTLSLALASATSAPAASGAWEGQTYNGNAPGLESNPLKGFVPFGAATNGFPYSMEWYYLPLNSLMTGGSSSSGTYSYNWAGLDSAMAAAASRGNQIVFRIYLDYPGQAVATPQFLINEGLPMRSYSDYGNSSSKAPDWNNGNLIKALEAFIGALGQHLDGDARVAYVTAGLYGYWGEWHTYPQDSDTSDGKPNWEMSQANKDRLLARYKSAFTRTHVLVRDPLASATYKNDFGYHDDSFAYETLPGVSWHFWPKMQSAGLSENWRRRPMGGEQRPEMQPTMWNSWPNPVEYYYGTPTENEETAIKTTHATWLLNNWMFNNALNSTQWNNALRAQKLLGYELFVSSVRLPNPTTSTPLSVDINLENRGVAPFYYDWKLEFIVLNASNTWLKTLGTTQVNLPGIQPGSAASTKSFSASHGLSAGTGYKLLMRVVNPMTNGKSVSFANAKQGQDWGGWLTLGSFDVTK; translated from the coding sequence ATGTCGCTGCCCCCACCGCGCGCCCTCGCGCTCACGCTTTCGTTGGCTCTCGCCTCCGCCACCTCCGCCCCCGCGGCCTCGGGCGCATGGGAAGGCCAGACCTACAACGGAAATGCACCGGGGCTCGAGTCCAATCCCCTCAAGGGCTTCGTGCCGTTCGGAGCGGCCACCAATGGCTTCCCGTACAGCATGGAGTGGTATTATCTGCCATTGAACTCACTGATGACGGGAGGCAGCTCTTCGTCGGGGACCTACTCGTATAACTGGGCCGGGCTCGACAGTGCGATGGCGGCGGCGGCCAGCCGGGGCAATCAGATCGTCTTTCGCATCTACCTCGACTACCCGGGCCAGGCCGTGGCCACGCCCCAGTTCCTGATCAACGAGGGCCTGCCCATGCGGTCCTACTCGGACTATGGGAACTCGAGCAGCAAGGCGCCGGATTGGAATAACGGCAATCTGATCAAGGCGCTGGAAGCTTTCATCGGCGCGCTCGGCCAACACCTCGATGGGGATGCGCGGGTCGCCTACGTGACGGCGGGCCTGTATGGGTACTGGGGCGAGTGGCACACCTACCCGCAGGACTCGGACACGTCCGATGGCAAGCCGAACTGGGAGATGTCCCAGGCGAACAAGGATCGGCTGCTGGCTCGGTACAAGTCCGCCTTCACCCGGACTCACGTGCTGGTGCGCGACCCGTTGGCCAGCGCGACCTACAAGAATGACTTCGGCTACCACGATGACTCGTTCGCCTATGAGACGCTGCCAGGTGTGAGCTGGCACTTCTGGCCCAAGATGCAGAGCGCCGGCCTCTCGGAGAACTGGCGCCGCCGGCCGATGGGGGGAGAGCAGCGGCCGGAGATGCAGCCCACGATGTGGAACAGCTGGCCCAATCCGGTGGAGTACTACTACGGCACGCCCACCGAGAACGAAGAGACCGCGATCAAGACCACACATGCCACGTGGCTGCTCAACAACTGGATGTTCAACAACGCGCTGAACTCCACGCAGTGGAACAACGCCCTCCGGGCGCAGAAGCTGCTGGGATACGAGCTGTTCGTCTCCTCGGTCCGGCTGCCCAACCCCACGACATCCACCCCTCTGTCCGTGGACATCAACCTCGAGAACCGGGGAGTCGCCCCCTTCTATTATGACTGGAAGTTGGAGTTCATCGTCTTGAACGCGTCCAACACCTGGCTGAAGACCCTGGGGACGACCCAGGTGAACCTGCCCGGGATCCAGCCTGGAAGCGCGGCCTCCACGAAGAGCTTCAGTGCGTCCCACGGGCTGAGCGCGGGCACCGGCTACAAGCTGCTCATGCGGGTCGTGAATCCGATGACCAATGGCAAGTCCGTCAGCTTCGCCAATGCGAAGCAGGGCCAGGACTGGGGGGGCTGGTTGACTTTGGGTTCCTTCGACGTGACGAAGTGA
- a CDS encoding CARDB domain-containing protein, translating into MNKHRMKAGLGALALMTLAGCQPPEVSSFGEESPANGTTRVSPLTESGDQADFVITSVTGPKSVEPGQTLTAQVTVCNQGSRSGTTRVALLLSEDEHPRVPSTTEPPEDLLLGDAPVTSLAAGQCTTVSISGTAQRPPSAPAYAWGWALHLGAVVDPDGSTPELHEDNNAYPGEFLGLGVAADFVITSVTGPAVMEFGQPITPQVTVCNQGNAVDYARVLFLVSEDERFDLPSSSGPGDFMLGTPVSTSIPSGTCATLSSTGSVPPVFPPDTRTLHVGAVLDTSNVFEILKDNNTHPGYVARVAAGADFVITSVTGPESARLHHPLSAEVTVCNQGTRVMSTHVLLLLSEDEHLQVPFSGPLEDALVGDAWVPPLAPGGCTTVSTYGPVILPPMGSPDTRTFRLGAVVDPHGDIPELLEDNNSLLGGWIHITP; encoded by the coding sequence ATGAACAAACATCGGATGAAGGCGGGCCTGGGTGCCCTTGCGTTGATGACCCTCGCGGGATGCCAGCCCCCGGAGGTCTCCTCCTTCGGAGAGGAGAGCCCGGCCAACGGCACCACGCGCGTCAGCCCGCTCACGGAAAGCGGTGACCAGGCCGACTTCGTCATCACCTCGGTGACGGGTCCCAAGAGCGTGGAGCCCGGACAGACCCTCACCGCCCAGGTCACTGTCTGCAACCAGGGCTCCCGGTCCGGGACCACTCGCGTGGCCCTGCTGCTCTCCGAGGACGAGCACCCCCGCGTTCCCTCGACCACCGAGCCTCCCGAGGATCTCCTCCTGGGGGACGCGCCCGTGACATCGCTCGCCGCCGGCCAATGCACCACCGTGTCCATCTCCGGCACCGCCCAACGTCCTCCCTCGGCCCCCGCGTACGCCTGGGGGTGGGCCCTCCACCTGGGCGCCGTGGTGGATCCGGACGGCTCAACCCCGGAGCTCCACGAGGACAACAACGCGTACCCGGGTGAGTTCCTGGGACTGGGCGTCGCGGCGGACTTCGTCATCACCTCGGTGACGGGCCCCGCCGTCATGGAGTTCGGACAGCCCATCACCCCCCAGGTGACCGTCTGCAATCAGGGGAACGCGGTCGACTACGCCCGCGTGCTCTTCCTCGTGTCCGAGGACGAGCGGTTCGACCTCCCCTCGTCCTCCGGGCCCGGGGACTTCATGTTGGGCACTCCGGTGTCCACCTCCATCCCGAGCGGGACGTGCGCCACGCTGTCGTCCACCGGAAGCGTTCCGCCGGTGTTTCCGCCCGACACGCGCACGCTTCACGTGGGCGCCGTGTTGGATACCTCCAACGTTTTCGAGATCCTCAAGGACAACAACACGCATCCGGGCTACGTGGCGCGCGTGGCCGCCGGGGCGGACTTCGTCATCACCTCGGTGACGGGCCCCGAGAGCGCGCGACTCCACCACCCCCTGAGCGCCGAGGTGACCGTATGCAACCAGGGGACCCGGGTGATGAGCACCCACGTGCTCCTGCTCCTGTCCGAGGACGAGCATCTCCAGGTGCCCTTCTCGGGGCCTCTCGAGGATGCCCTCGTGGGTGACGCGTGGGTGCCGCCGCTCGCGCCGGGCGGATGCACCACGGTTTCCACCTACGGACCCGTCATCCTCCCCCCCATGGGCTCGCCCGACACACGCACCTTCCGCCTGGGCGCCGTGGTGGATCCGCATGGAGACATCCCGGAGCTCCTCGAGGACAACAACTCCCTGCTCGGAGGGTGGATCCACATCACTCCCTGA
- a CDS encoding alpha/beta hydrolase, whose amino-acid sequence MSPIRVLFIHGLESHPQGSKVRLLREQGFDVVAPDMQMAVLQFKRRNSVVRQLLRVPETWLASAGVGILSALCIVGSSARGLIATILLGLLWGAVRGRALVAKAFTRSFAACVEVQRAAVRHEKPDVVVGSSWGGAIAAELIILGEWSGPTLLLAPAVLKACEWMGQTDSADKMARIRARSMQMPIVVFHDPSDETVPHQHSVELARGSGIDFRSVNAGGHRLMGLLNRGELAEAIKELGTSRQQA is encoded by the coding sequence ATGTCCCCCATCCGAGTGCTCTTCATCCACGGTCTCGAAAGCCATCCTCAGGGGAGCAAGGTCCGCCTTCTCCGCGAACAAGGGTTCGACGTGGTGGCGCCCGACATGCAGATGGCGGTCCTGCAATTCAAGAGGCGGAACTCGGTCGTCCGCCAACTGCTCCGCGTACCGGAGACGTGGCTCGCCAGTGCCGGCGTCGGGATTCTCTCGGCCCTGTGCATCGTGGGCTCATCGGCGCGCGGGCTCATCGCGACGATTCTCCTGGGCCTGCTCTGGGGCGCGGTCCGCGGCAGAGCGCTCGTCGCCAAGGCGTTCACACGGAGTTTTGCCGCATGCGTCGAGGTTCAACGCGCGGCGGTGCGACATGAGAAACCGGACGTCGTCGTGGGCTCCAGTTGGGGCGGTGCCATTGCAGCGGAGCTGATCATCCTGGGGGAGTGGAGCGGCCCCACCCTCCTGCTGGCCCCCGCGGTCCTGAAGGCCTGCGAGTGGATGGGACAGACAGACTCCGCGGACAAGATGGCACGCATCCGGGCTCGCAGCATGCAGATGCCCATCGTGGTCTTCCATGATCCGTCCGACGAGACTGTTCCGCACCAGCACAGTGTCGAGCTTGCACGCGGCTCGGGGATTGATTTCAGGTCTGTGAACGCTGGCGGGCACAGGTTGATGGGACTTCTGAACCGAGGCGAGCTGGCGGAAGCCATCAAGGAACTCGGCACCTCTCGCCAACAAGCATAG